The following coding sequences are from one Musa acuminata AAA Group cultivar baxijiao chromosome BXJ1-6, Cavendish_Baxijiao_AAA, whole genome shotgun sequence window:
- the LOC135677750 gene encoding pectin acetylesterase 3-like — MEKLYFDGILSDKPEQNPDFYNWNRVEVRYCDGASFAGEGFDGEHNLYFRGQRIWSAVMEDLMSKGMRSAKQALLSGCSAGGLASILHCDEFRALFPQTTKVKCLSDAGFFVDLVDISGGHAVRSFYDGVVTLQGVAQNLPKYCTSRMNATSCFFPQYIVANITTPTFLLNAAYDTYQIQQALAPISVDPKETWKACKFNHSACDSNQMQILQGFRNTMLNALQGFAALDKNGHFINSCFTHGQIYDPNKWYSDNSPTIGNKRIATSVGDWYFDRSQVKAIDCAYPCDNTCHHDL, encoded by the exons ATGGAGAAGCTATATTTTGATGGGATATTAAGCGACAAGCCGGAACAAAACCCTG ACTTCTACAACTGGAACAGAGTTGAAGTTCGCTATTGCGATGGTGCATCATTCGCTGGTGAGGGTTTCGATGGG GAACACAACCTTTATTTCCGAGGTCAACGGATCTGGTCAGCTGTCATGGAAGACCTCATGTCAAAAGGAATGCGTTCCGCCAAACAG GCCCTGCTTTCTGGTTGCTCTGCTGGGGGTTTGGCATCCATACTACACTGCGACGAGTTCCGAGCATTGTTTCCACAAACCACCAAAGTCAAGTGCCTATCTGATGCTGGATTCTTCGTTGATCT TGTCGACATAAGTGGTGGTCATGCCGTACGATCCTTCTACGATGGAGTAGTCACTCTGCAG GGAGTGGCCCAGAACTTGCCCAAGTATTGTACTTCCCGGATGAATGCAACCTCG TGCTTCTTCCCACAGTACATAGTGGCTAATATCACAACTCCGACTTTTCTTTTGAATGCAGCGTATGATACATATCAG ATTCAACAAGCCTTAGCTCCTATCAGCGTTGATCCTAAAGAGACTTGGAAAGCGTGCAAGTTCAACCATTCGGCATGCGATTCGAACCAAATGCAAATTTTGCAAG GATTCAGGAATACAATGCTTAATGCTTTACAAGGATTtgctgcacttgacaaaaatgggcACTTTATTAATTCATGTTTCACCCATGGTCAAATATACGATCCAAATAAATGGTACAGTGACAATTCTCCCACCATCGGAAATAAG AGAATCGCAACATCAGTTGGCGACTGGTACTTTGATCGATCCCAAGTAAAGGCGATCGACTGTGCTTACCCTTGCGACAACACTTGCCACCATGACCTGTAA